The following nucleotide sequence is from Acinetobacter equi.
TTGTTGATGCACTTGCTCGTATCAAAAAAGCTGCTGAATCAATTGAAGGCGTAGACGCTGCGATTGCTTCAATTACTGCTGAAAAATAATTTTATTGAAAATTAAAAAACCCGCGTTAACCGCGGGTTTTTTAATTAATATCATTCAGTTTTCATCAGAGCAACAATATCAGCTTCTGTTAATTGCTGTGTGAAATTACTAAACGCATAAAAAGCTGGTTTATGATCAATATAAATCTCAGTCACTAATTGAAAATCATGTCTTGGTGTATCTAAGGCAAATACATTTACATTCGCATATTCATTATTTTTCAAGCGCCAGAATAATGATGTACCACATGCCTTACAAAATCCACGCTCCCCCCATTCTGAAGAATCAAAAATACTTAAAAAAGAATCGTCATGAATTTTAAGTGATTCTGGCTTAATATCGATAGACATCAATATTCCGCTAGTTTGTCTACGACACATTGAACAATGGCAAGCATGAACTTCATGATTTAAAATTTCAACTTCGAATTTTATTTTACCGCATAGACACTGACCGTTCATGACAAGTAAACTCCTATCATATTAATCTTTTTAATAAATAAATTATTTTTATATAGCGCAACTATAGTATCAATATACTATATTTATTGATACTCTCAAATTACTTTATTTGTAAAATATTTAAAATTTCATTTAGAATCATTCAAACATATTAATTATAGCTCTTAAAAAATAAAATAATACTAGATATATTTATTAATTAATAACCTACTTAACATATATTTTAATTTTTCTATCAAATTATCTTGTAATCATTCACTTTTTAATATTTTATATAAGAGTAATAAAAACATAAATACAAATAAAAAAATAATAAAATAAATGAGGTTACTATGAATAAAAAAATACTAATATTTGTTGTCTTTTGCATTATTTCCTTTCAAACCAATGCAAAAGAAATTCTTCAAACAGAAAAAAAACAACCATTTTCATTTAAAATTGGTTATTCAAATATTCATATAGATCATAAAATATTAGGAAAAGAAAAAATAAAGAGCATTGAATATATTGCTTCATATGACTTTAATCATTGGGGAATATGGATTGAACATGAACATCAAGAAATAAAAAAACTAACTAGCAATCAATATGCTATAGGTGGTCAATATACTTTTTTAAAAAATAAAAAATATTACGCTCTTAGCTCTTTTGGAATAGGAGTCACAGATATTAACTACAGCAATAAAAATAATATAATAAAGGCTGATTATATTTATTACCCTCTCAGTTTAGAATTTGGATATATGCCACATCCAAATGTAGGAGCATATATTACATATGGATATAAATGGCTCAAAAATAAAAATGCGAGTATATTTTATAAAAATATAGAAATTTCAGATGAACAATCCGAAGATTTTAATTTAAATGGTCAAACTTATAGTATTGGTATTCGTATAGCCTTTTAAATATTAAAAGGCTATTATTAGTTCATACAATATCACATTTAAATTGGCCAGCGCCTATTTACAGACTGGCCAGCATTATTATAGTGAATTACTTTCGCATAGTTTCCAACTGCTGTTGCATTCGCAGGTATATCTTTAGTCACCACACTACCAGCACCAATCGTTGCATTATGACCAATATGAACATGATTCACTACACACACATTGGGTCCAATATAGACGTTATCTCCTATCTCAGCAGCTTGCTGACCACCATTTGCACCAATCGTTGTAAATTGTGAAAGATTAACGTTATTGCCAATAATTGTCGTTGGATTGACAATTAAAGGGCCCCCATGACCAATATAAAGCCCATATCCAATTCTAGTCTTACTATGAATATCTATTCCATACTTTTTTTTCTTATAATAAAAAATTGGATATACAAGTTTAGACCAAACTGTATTTGTACTTGCGAGTCTTAACCAAAAGCTAAAATTAAAACCTCGATTAAATAGATAGCTCTTTATAAAAGACTTAAATCTTGTATCACCACAATATCGATATAAATCACTTAAGATATATTTAAAAACCATTTGAGTACCAAGAAGATTTTGCTGCTGTAGTTTTAAACCTAAAACTTATTATATTTTATACATTTGATTATTATGTGCTTAATTTATCACTTTTTCAATATATATTGACTAAACATAGCATAGACTTAAAATTAAAAATCAATAGTTTATTTTTTATACAAAAGTTTAGATATGTATCATCCACTTGCATGATCAAAAAGTTTAGGATACTTTGGGCAGTACAGTAGATCTAAATATAGATGCTACGATGCAGTTGGACGGATCATTGACAGCTCATTGAGTTTAAAATTAATTAAACAAGAAATCAGCACTAGCCTTCCAACATAGAGCTCGCATTTATGCGAGCTTTTTACGTTATTATTTTAAAAAAAGTCATTAAAATTATTCAAATATTCAAAATTTCATTCAACTTAACTCAAATAGTTCTGATCAAAGCTATCAAAACTATGAAGGATTTTTAATGAAATTTCCTCTCCAGTTGCCCATGTTGCTTTACTTTGCTGATGATCAACCTCAATGATATCAAGGTTTAAACATAATGTTTGAGCACTTTCAATAATGATAAATTGAGGGGAATGTAATTTAAGACATTTTGCGATATATGAAGTGATATTCTCATTTTGGTATACATCAATAATTTTATAACGCATATCACACTCTTAGATGCTAATCATATTATTTTTATTGTAGGTGAAGCGTAGATGAATGGAAATCGAAATTATGTATTAAAAATATATAAATGATAGTTTTAAATTATTTTATCTTTTAACTTAAATTTTCCTGTTATTGAAAACTAAAGTCATCCTTTCAGATCACTTTAGTTTGGAGCTAGATTAAAGTTTTATTTATGAAAATGTGCCTTAAAAGCATCCCATTTTTCTTTTCGATGCAATCTGTGCTCTGATTTTTTCTTCTCTTTTAACGTAATATTTGCAATGCGTTGACTTTCTTGCCATGCTTCAAGACTAGCTTCAATTTCAGATTGAACCTCATCGTAATCCCAGCGATAAATAGTAGCGCCTGTTTTTTGAAAAAAGGCATCTAAAAAATCTTCTGTTTCTTCATAAATATCAATCAACAAACCTGTTGCGCCCACCGGCAATGCTTGGCTGATTCGACCTAAAACAGCTAAATCCTCTTTTTCATGATCAATATCAAAAGACTCACCAATTAAAGCACCCGCTGTAAAGCCTAAAATTACGCCAAATGGTCCACCTAAAATGCCAACTAAAGCACCAATTAAGCTACCGCTCCAAATACCATTATCTTGGTCTGGATTAATTTGGTCTTCTATTTTAAATTTTCCATCTTTTTGACGCTGAAGTATGCTGACTTCATGTATTTTATTAATTGGAGAATCTTTTAATTGTGTAAAACTTTCAAAGGCTTTTGCAGATTCATTCCAAGTAACTAAAATAAGATTATGAGACACGTTATTTTCCTTTATAAGTTATGTAATACTTAAAGTTATACACCTTTATTCTCTTATCAACAGCATCTATTTTGTTTCTATATATTTTTTTATTAATTTTTATAATCACTTAGTCATAAAAACAACATTAACAATACTCCTAAATTACGCATGGCGTATAGTATTTGCTATTTTCAGGATTCTTTAAAAATAATAAGAATTATTTTTTAGTAGTTTTTTCAGGAAGTTGAGGATCAAAAATCCTATCTTTAATATATAACGCAGCAATCACACCACAAAGTAAATATGCAATTGCCATCATTAAAAAGCCTTTCCCTATAGATCCATCTTGTGCTGTGTAACCCACAATTAAAGGAGCCGTTGCAGCAAATAATCGGCCAATATTATAAGATCCACCGATCGCTGTTCCTCGAATATTCGTTGCAAAACTTTCTGTCATATAGGTTGCATTAATGCCATATGGAATTCCGTATAAGAAACCGAAAACCAATAAAAGCCATTGAATATTTTCTGGAGTGTTATAAAAAACAATAATAGGAATAAAAATAGCTGTGCCCACTGTACCAAATACAAAAACAATACGACGCCCGATACAATCTGCAATTATTCCTGAAATAATTTTAGAACAAATCATAATCAAAAAAGTACCTATCATATAAATTGACATATTTTGAAAAGGGATTCCCAATTCAATTTCAATATATGTAGGCAACCAAGTACTCATACCGTAGTAGCCGAATTGTAAAAAGATTGAAGCAAAAAACCACAAAATAAACATACGACGACTAATCGGATTTTCAAAAATATTTTTAAAAGAGTTTTTTAAAGATGGTGTAGGTATTGTTAATTGTTTTTTATCCTCATAAATTTTTTTGGTTTCAAGCCATGCTTTAGGTTCAGGCACAAAAAAGTGCATAATAATAGCAATAACTATAGGAATAATGGTAATTGAATATAAGACCCGCCAACCATGCTCAGGTAAAATCCACCCTGCAAAACACGTTGCAACAACAGTCCCTAATGTCCAACCAGACATTAATGTTGCCAATACAGTCGTTCTATGACGCGTTGGAACATATTCTGCCATTAAAATATTACATGCAAGATATAATGCACCTAATCCAATAGCGGAAAGAAATCTGAGCCATTTAAATTGCTCAAAGCTATGAGTAAACCCAAGCCACGAAGTTAGTAAAGAAAACCAAACTATTGATAAAACAATTATTCTTACTCGACCAAATTGATCACATGCCCAGCCACCTAAAAAACCACCTATCGCCATTCCCGCTAGGGTCCAACTTCCCAGTGAACCTGCTTGTGTATCCGTAATATTAAATTCTTGTTTTAAGCTCGTTAAACTATAGGAAAGTAACGCAATATCTGCGCCATTAACCAATAATGCTAAAAAAGATAAAATAAATGCTAATACCCATACTTTTTTTTCAGATTTATCTTTAGTGACTAATAAACTCTTTTTTGTATTTATCGTCATTATCTTACCTTCTTTCTAAGAGCACAACAGTGCGTCAAATGCAACTATTTTTTAGGTGCAATTAACTGTTCATGACATTTGAATAAAGGTCTGTTTTAGACTGTTAATATCAAATTTGTGTCACCTTAAATATGTTATATATCACCTTAATTTTCAATAGAATCATAATTAATATTTAAAAAAAATTAACTATTGACAAACTTCTAGTTATTAATAATTGTTTAAAATTAAAAATCAGCTAAAGCTTACTAATAACATTTTATAGTGAATTCAATGATGCTATACCTATGTACACTCATCCATAAATTAAGGTACGAAAATCAAGAGCTTCTTTATAAATATTCACTGTCTCCCCTTATAGTTAACCAAATGCCTACTACACCAAACTTATTACTTTTTCGCCCATCATACTTCTAGCTAAGTGAAAATATCTAAAGTTTTATCTCAATTCTTTCATTGATTTATTCACCACTAATGGTCAACCAAGCTATATCTTCCCACTGTACTTCCCATCGTATATTGATACGCAGCACACATCATACATCTCAGCAACTCACTATTTTTCTTCAAAGAATAAAGTACAGAAAGTAGTTTTAGAATACACAAAAACTATATTAATATTTAAGTTAATTATAGGATTTTATTTATCTTTTTAAAAAGGAAACATTTTATGTCTAAGGATGAATACACAGGTATTGAATACCTTAATGCAATTAAAAATAATGAACTTCCACATGCACCTATGGCATCAACTATACCAATGCGATTAATTGAAGTTTATGAAGGTTCTGTTGTATATGAGGTCAGCCCTAATGATCATCATTTAAACTTGCAAGGCGGTATCCATGGTGGATTTTGTGCCACAATTTTAGACAGTATCACGGGTGGTGCTGCGCATACTATTATGGATAAAGGTGTTCAATTTGCGACAACTGACTTAAATATAAAAATGATACGCCCCATGCAATCTGGAAAAAAGTATCGTGGAATCGGGCAACTCATAAATGCTGGTCGTACCTTAGTAGTAACTGAAGGTAAAATTGTTGATGAAAATCATAAAATTTATGCATATGGCACAGCAACACTCATGATTATTCGTCATTAATTTCCTATAAAAAAGCCTGATCAAAATCAGGCTTTTAAAATATTAATCTTCCAAAATTTTGCTTGTTTTCTTCTGATCTTTCATTCGAAGGAAATAAATCAAGCAAATTCCCACCATCACTGTGACATAAATAAAGTAATAATTTTC
It contains:
- a CDS encoding DUF1269 domain-containing protein: MSHNLILVTWNESAKAFESFTQLKDSPINKIHEVSILQRQKDGKFKIEDQINPDQDNGIWSGSLIGALVGILGGPFGVILGFTAGALIGESFDIDHEKEDLAVLGRISQALPVGATGLLIDIYEETEDFLDAFFQKTGATIYRWDYDEVQSEIEASLEAWQESQRIANITLKEKKKSEHRLHRKEKWDAFKAHFHK
- a CDS encoding PaaI family thioesterase, whose protein sequence is MSKDEYTGIEYLNAIKNNELPHAPMASTIPMRLIEVYEGSVVYEVSPNDHHLNLQGGIHGGFCATILDSITGGAAHTIMDKGVQFATTDLNIKMIRPMQSGKKYRGIGQLINAGRTLVVTEGKIVDENHKIYAYGTATLMIIRH
- a CDS encoding serine O-acetyltransferase, translated to MVFKYILSDLYRYCGDTRFKSFIKSYLFNRGFNFSFWLRLASTNTVWSKLVYPIFYYKKKKYGIDIHSKTRIGYGLYIGHGGPLIVNPTTIIGNNVNLSQFTTIGANGGQQAAEIGDNVYIGPNVCVVNHVHIGHNATIGAGSVVTKDIPANATAVGNYAKVIHYNNAGQSVNRRWPI
- a CDS encoding MFS transporter is translated as MTINTKKSLLVTKDKSEKKVWVLAFILSFLALLVNGADIALLSYSLTSLKQEFNITDTQAGSLGSWTLAGMAIGGFLGGWACDQFGRVRIIVLSIVWFSLLTSWLGFTHSFEQFKWLRFLSAIGLGALYLACNILMAEYVPTRHRTTVLATLMSGWTLGTVVATCFAGWILPEHGWRVLYSITIIPIVIAIIMHFFVPEPKAWLETKKIYEDKKQLTIPTPSLKNSFKNIFENPISRRMFILWFFASIFLQFGYYGMSTWLPTYIEIELGIPFQNMSIYMIGTFLIMICSKIISGIIADCIGRRIVFVFGTVGTAIFIPIIVFYNTPENIQWLLLVFGFLYGIPYGINATYMTESFATNIRGTAIGGSYNIGRLFAATAPLIVGYTAQDGSIGKGFLMMAIAYLLCGVIAALYIKDRIFDPQLPEKTTKK
- a CDS encoding GFA family protein; translated protein: MNGQCLCGKIKFEVEILNHEVHACHCSMCRRQTSGILMSIDIKPESLKIHDDSFLSIFDSSEWGERGFCKACGTSLFWRLKNNEYANVNVFALDTPRHDFQLVTEIYIDHKPAFYAFSNFTQQLTEADIVALMKTE